TCATTCCTAACCGATTGTGCTTTTATGACTTCTTAAGAATGTTATACTACCTAAATGTTCAATATTGGTTGTGCTTAGGTGTACACATGAAGAAAGAGCACCACCTGCACGGGGTAGGCGGGTGATCAAGTTTTTGGGGAACACCCTTCAGGCGCGACTGCTCCTTCCGCTCTTCGCCGACAAACGTTATATTTTCTGTTTAAGCATTCGATTAGTACTATGCTATTTGTTGCTATTTGTTGTTCTGTTCAGTAGTACAGTAGAGAATGcttatgtttatgttgagatgCTCATGTTCATGTTAATATTTGTCACATTgtttttatggattaaagcataTTGCAAAATGGCTAGATATTCAATAAAAAAATAGTTACATCGTTGACTTTGCATCATCTCCTTCTTGGTCAGAAATGCACTGGGAAGATTCATTTGATATGCATTCAGATTTTTTTATTGGGCTTTCCTTATTGGGCCGGTCTCCAACTGCCGCGTCAGCCCGCCGTGGCTTTCGGCCCGCCCCAAACCCTCTCACGCGCATTGATTCAAGAACAAGTACGCGCAAGCCTGCCCCCACTGCCAACCCTAATCACAACTCCTCCCGgtcaattcaaaaaaaaaaaactcctcccggtccccgccgccgacgcatcCCCTTCCGCCGATCTGAGACAAAACCCCGCCGGCGACGCATCCGCTTCCATCGATCTGAGGGAACCATGGCGAGCAGTCGGCCAGGTGAAAGCAACGGCGGTGCCACGGGTTCCACCCTTCCGTCCTGCAGAAAGTTAGAGCCGTTTTCTGATGACGCTGTTAGCTTCTTCCTCAAGTACGACATctctgccgccgctgccttcATGTCTTCCCTTAGTCATTACCCGGTCATGGAACAGATTGAAATCACGAAAAAGGTTCGTTCAATTGCTTCCCTTACCTGTCTAGATTATTTCGGATTTTAAGCGCTGGCCCCTCTGTGGCAGATCTTGCACTACCTCTGCGTTGTTAACTTTCTGTAAACTCGAAGACGGGTGGCTATACCTGAATACTCTGTAATTTTGTTGCGATAAGTAATGAAATTGGGGGGAAACCCCATGGTGGAAAAAAAATTCGGATTTTAAGCTTTggtttatttgtttttttaaaaaactttgGTTTATCGGATCTGGTCCCTCGGTCTACGCGTGTGTGGCGAGGGTGTAGTGGTGATAACTTGGGGTTCACCCGATCCCTGGtcttaggccttgtttggttaatCCCTTACctaaggcttcgtttggattCTTAATAATCCTTTCCAATCCATTCATACGTATTAGGAGGTACGGAAATTATTTCAATTTTTCACCTCGATACATGAGAGCTATCGGGTTTATCCAACCAAGTAATCCCCTCAAATACCATTCCAATCGGGAGTAACCGAACAAGCTCTTAAAGGGTTGCTGTGCTGGGAGGGGTCGACTGGAGGGGATGTCCAGACGAGGGCCAGCTTGAGGCCGCATGCCGGTGTCGTGGCGGTTGACTGAAATGTCTGTCGTTAATGACTTGTTATCAGTCATTTGAAATGCAGTCGGACCAAACCTTGATACTTGCTTTACCCTTATTATAGTTGTTGTACAGATTTATTCCCAAACTATTCCTGCAATAAATACTAACAGACACCCCTGTAATATGTATTCAGAATCTGGAATTATTCAGGAAGCCTGATTCCTCCTGGGGAGTGGCCGAGGAGGATGAAGATGAGGAGTATGATTACGAGGTGGACAATGTTGATggcgatgaagatgatgaggtGGATGAcgctgaggaggaggagaaggggggAGGTCAGGAGATACTGAAGGTAATAGTGGTTTAATTAAATTCCATGTGTTAAAAATACTAGAGCTAGTGATGACACAAGTTTCTCATTTGATTTGCTCAGTGCTTTTAATTAGTTCTGCTGACTAAACTTTGCAACATCAATTGGTATTCAGTTGATGGTTGATGACAAGAAACTGGCAACTGATGGACAGCATCACGTCCCCAATGAAGGTGAACGAGAGCCCAAGAAGCCAAGATAGCAGAGGGCTCTGGGTGCCAGGGAGAAGCTGAGGCTGTCATATAGTCGGTAATGAGTTTTGTGTAAATTCATGTTCATTGTTCTGGTGAACGTGTTTCTTCTTGATTATTAGTGTTTTCGTAGCTGGTGATTTACTGTTTTGGCATGCCGATAGTAGGTGTAAACATCCTACTAATTCCTATAGTTGCATGGATTCAATTGAAATTCACTTTTCAATATCATTAATGTTGCAAGCCATCACCTCATCTTAAACATATGATTAGCTAGACTTGCATAGTTTATTGAAACATCATCTGGAAGTGTATTGCTGCGATAGTATTGAGTCCATATGTGCAGCTTTCTTGTTAGAAGTTTGACACTCTTTCTTTAAAAAGAAAATCAGGCCCGGTTCTCGTAGTCTTTCTTTATATATCTGTTAATGGTATAGAGATGATTCTGTCTGAATGAGAGCTAACGTAATATGCGTATCACTATTTCGTTTCATAAATAAAAAGAGGAATTGGCTACCTACCATAGTTGCAAGTGGGATGCTGCAACATTTGAGCAAAGACAAGTGATGCTTATGCATTGAACATGTTTTACTGGAACATATAACAATAGACTTAGTAGATGGGTTGAATAAATGTGATTAGAATAAGATGTCCTTAAACCAAAATGGAATTTGTATGGCAAACATAAAATATGGCCAAAAaatgctctttttttttcctggaaATCTTCACATTCGACACCCCCTGTATGATTTGTGCAGAGTGTTTTGTATTGATGGCCTTCTGTTTTTTGCTTAGCACATCAACTGTAGTGAGTTTAGATTTTCTGATTTTTTACTCCATGGTATGTATCAGTAAATTTGTGGAACATGATTGCACTTCACTTCCCTTATCTGCACATATCAAATGTTGGTTTCTCTGTTTGTAGACAAAAGAAAGTTGGTGTGGTTGCTGTTCTTGGTTTATGTTTTCTGTACCATGAATCAACTTGCACAAAGAAATGTCTATTCCTTCAATTCAGAGTAGTTGAATACATTCAGCAGTTTAGAGAGTAACGGTGTTTTCAaattgattcttacacagtTTTCCTTTTACAGACAGCGTCTGGTGATGGAAGCAACAAATTAGCAGGGATTGTAACAGTGACTGCATTGTTGTTTCTCTGGTTCTTATTTGAGTAGATGGCATGAGGCACCAGTTGCTTTATGTAAACCCCAGTAGACTTGTGGTGTTTTCATCCTGAGGATTCCTGTCATAAATAGTATTGGGCTTTATGTAAACCAGACCTAAATTAGTTTGCATCCTGAAGATTTATGTCAACAATATTGTTGTCATGCTTTGTGCCTATGGTacttttggtttggtttgtaaTTTTCTATGGTCTTTTGCATCCTCAAGATTCTTTCAAAACCTGAGCAGATTCGCTGATATGAAAGATATAAGATCATTTTAACTCTGGAaacagcaaccttccattcaaACAACGTTGTGAAGCCAAACTGTTTACTCTGAGCCTTCAAGCAAGGATGTTGAACATCGTGGTGCCAAACAGCACTTTGCCACTTGCCATTTGCCAAAGATAAACTATCTTTCGCGAACTCAACTGCAAGTAGGTAATAGAACTTGCTCCGTGACGACTCTGCTAGGCCTTATGGCGGTTCGGCTCTGCCGTCCTTCCCCGTTTCTGCAGCTTCTTCTATCATGCTGGTTCAGAAGTGTCCGTTTaggtttcttaaaaaaaaagtgtCTGTTTAGCGGCCAACGGTGAAGTGGAAAAGCGGGCGCGTTCTCGCCGTTTGAGCATGTCTTGCAATGCTGGAACTCGGGCTGTGCTTT
This window of the Panicum virgatum strain AP13 chromosome 1K, P.virgatum_v5, whole genome shotgun sequence genome carries:
- the LOC120705701 gene encoding uncharacterized protein LOC120705701, translated to MASSRPGESNGGATGSTLPSCRKLEPFSDDAVSFFLKYDISAAAAFMSSLSHYPVMEQIEITKKNLELFRKPDSSWGVAEEDEDEEYDYEVDNVDGDEDDEVDDAEEEEKGGGQEILKLMVDDKKLATDGQHHVPNEGEREPKKPR